A genomic window from Astatotilapia calliptera chromosome 12, fAstCal1.2, whole genome shotgun sequence includes:
- the LOC113033893 gene encoding serine protease inhibitor A3K-like, with translation MMHAALAIWILSAVFCMGRGHHHLGHADQDQETDSSFSQVSTANKEFAFRLYRKLAAHADFQGKNIFFSPVSISTALAALSVGARGETHQQLFSGLGFNSSQLMQADVDQSFRTLLQNAKSGDTSEGTAVFVDNRFKPQPEFLEVLKQSYFAEGFNVDFTQATESVNTINNYVETKTNGKIDKLVESLDVNTVMYLISYIYFKGKWETPFDPQDTTDDHFHAENVQVPVQMMNMEEDVDIYDDKLINTTVLHLPFNGTHSMLLMLPDNMATLENAISPGQVNKWLKWKKQRRYNIYVPKFSIKTSYKLNKVLTEMGMADMFRDSANLTGISEGHKLAVSEVVHQATLDVDEAGATAAAATGIGIMLFSYRIVPVLKFNRPFMVIITERNTENIVFMGKIINPNI, from the exons ATGATGCATGCAGCCTTGGCTATCTGGATCTTATCAGCAGTGTTCTGCATGGGTAGAGGCCATCACCATTTGGGCCATGCCGATCAAGACCAAGAAACTGACAGCAGCTTCTCACAGGTGTCCACAGCAAACAAAGAGTTTGCCTTCCGTCTGTACAGAAAGTTAGCAGCTCATGCCGACTTTCAAGGCAAAAACATCTTCTTCTCACCAGTCAGTATTTCTACTGCCTTGGCTGCCTTGTCAGTAGGAGCTCGGGGGGAGACCCAccagcagcttttcagtggtctAGGTTTCAACAGTTCCCAGCTCATGCAAGCAGATGTAGATCAGTCCTTCCGTACGCTCCTGCAAAACGCAAAGAGTGGTGACACCAGTGAGGGGACTGCCGTGTTCGTGGACAACCGCTTTAAGCCGCAACCCGAGTTCCTGGAGGTGTTGAAGCAGTCCTATTTTGCCGAAGGGTTTAATGTTGACTTCACCCAAGCCACGGAGAGTGTCAATACCATCAACAATTATGTGGAGACCAAGACCAATGGGAAGATTGACAAGCTGGTTGAGAGCCTGGATGTAAACACAGTCATGTATCTCATCAGCTACATATACTTTAAAG GAAAGTGGGAGACTCCGTTCGATCCTCAGGACACCACAGACGACCATTTCCATGCGGAGAACGTTCAG GTTCCAGTCCAGATGATGAATATGGAAGAGGATGTTGATATTTATGATGACAAGCTCATTAACACAACAGTCCTCCACCTCCCCTTCAACGGCACCCACTCCATGCTGCTGATGTTGCCTGATAATATGGCAACGCTGGAGAACGCCATTAGCCCGGGCCAAGTCAACAAATGGCTGAAATGGAAGAAGCAGAG GAGATACAACATATATGTGCCAAAGTTCTCCATCAAGACTTCCTACAAACTGAACAAAGTGCTGACTGAAATGGGAATGGCAGACATGTTTCGTGATAGTGCAAATCTGACCGGTATTTCAGAGGGGCATAAACTGGCAGTCTCAGAG GTGGTACACCAAGCCACCCTGGATGTTGATGAggctggagccacagcagcagctgctacAGGCATCGGTATCATGCTCTTCTCCTACCGGATTGTCCCGGTCTTGAAGTTTAACCGCCCATTTATGGTCATCATCACTGAGCgtaacacagaaaacattgttttcatggGAAAGATTATTAACCCAAACATCTGA
- the LOC113033988 gene encoding dual specificity protein phosphatase 26-like isoform X1: MSYTSKLPVWWNAEPPPRKLEIDLSSPGLAVFELEKLLYTGKAIISHADEVWPRLYIGDQMSNVTLVLLRSTVGTCINYNNAIHSAENQADLYKNHITHILNAAHSNRKGQPDIYEGMKITYMGVEAHDSCNYDMSVNFQAAADFIHRGLSRGGKVLVHCHVGVSRSATLVLAYLMLKQNLTLVEAICAVKESRGVIPNRGFLRQLIKLDEQLFGKHR, translated from the exons ATGTCCTATACATCAAAACTTCCTGTGTGGTGGAATGCAGAGCCGCCTCCGCGGAAATTGGAAATTGACCTGAGTTCACCTGGATTAGCTGTGTTTGAGTTGGAAAAACTCTTGTATACTGGCAAAGCCATAATCAGTCATGCAGATGAAGTGTGGCCTAGGCTGTACATTGGTGACCA AATGAGTAACGTGACACTTGTCCTGCTGCGTTCCACAGTGGGAACTTGCATAAACTACAACAACGCCAT acacagtgcagagaacCAGGCTGATTTGTACAAGAATCACATCACTCACATCCTGAACGCAGCTCACAGTAATCGTAAGGGACAACCAGATATCTATGAGGGAATGAAGATCACCTACATGGGCGTAGAGGCTCATGACTCCTGTAACTATGACATGAGTGTCAACTTCCAGGCAGCAGCAGACTTTATCCATAGAGGTCTGAGCAGAGGAG GCAAAGTGCTGGTCCACTGTCATGTAGGAGTGAGCCGCTCTGCCACCCTGGTCCTGGCTTACCTGATGCTGAAGCAGAACCTCACTCTCGTCGAGGCTATTTGTGCTGTGAAAGAGAGCCGTGGTGTGATTCCTAACCGAGGTTTCCTTCGACAGCTCATCAAACTGGACGAGCAGCTCTTTGGCAAACATCGCTGA
- the LOC113033988 gene encoding dual specificity protein phosphatase 26-like isoform X4, translating to MQMKCGLGCTLVTMGTCINYNNAIHSAENQADLYKNHITHILNAAHSNRKGQPDIYEGMKITYMGVEAHDSCNYDMSVNFQAAADFIHRGLSRGGKVLVHCHVGVSRSATLVLAYLMLKQNLTLVEAICAVKESRGVIPNRGFLRQLIKLDEQLFGKHR from the exons ATGCAGATGAAGTGTGGCCTAGGCTGTACATTGGTGACCA TGGGAACTTGCATAAACTACAACAACGCCAT acacagtgcagagaacCAGGCTGATTTGTACAAGAATCACATCACTCACATCCTGAACGCAGCTCACAGTAATCGTAAGGGACAACCAGATATCTATGAGGGAATGAAGATCACCTACATGGGCGTAGAGGCTCATGACTCCTGTAACTATGACATGAGTGTCAACTTCCAGGCAGCAGCAGACTTTATCCATAGAGGTCTGAGCAGAGGAG GCAAAGTGCTGGTCCACTGTCATGTAGGAGTGAGCCGCTCTGCCACCCTGGTCCTGGCTTACCTGATGCTGAAGCAGAACCTCACTCTCGTCGAGGCTATTTGTGCTGTGAAAGAGAGCCGTGGTGTGATTCCTAACCGAGGTTTCCTTCGACAGCTCATCAAACTGGACGAGCAGCTCTTTGGCAAACATCGCTGA
- the LOC113033988 gene encoding dual specificity protein phosphatase 26-like isoform X3: MSYTSKLPVWWNAEPPPRKLEIDLSSPGLAVFELEKLLYTGKAIISHADEVWPRLYIGDQHSAENQADLYKNHITHILNAAHSNRKGQPDIYEGMKITYMGVEAHDSCNYDMSVNFQAAADFIHRGLSRGGKVLVHCHVGVSRSATLVLAYLMLKQNLTLVEAICAVKESRGVIPNRGFLRQLIKLDEQLFGKHR; the protein is encoded by the exons ATGTCCTATACATCAAAACTTCCTGTGTGGTGGAATGCAGAGCCGCCTCCGCGGAAATTGGAAATTGACCTGAGTTCACCTGGATTAGCTGTGTTTGAGTTGGAAAAACTCTTGTATACTGGCAAAGCCATAATCAGTCATGCAGATGAAGTGTGGCCTAGGCTGTACATTGGTGACCA acacagtgcagagaacCAGGCTGATTTGTACAAGAATCACATCACTCACATCCTGAACGCAGCTCACAGTAATCGTAAGGGACAACCAGATATCTATGAGGGAATGAAGATCACCTACATGGGCGTAGAGGCTCATGACTCCTGTAACTATGACATGAGTGTCAACTTCCAGGCAGCAGCAGACTTTATCCATAGAGGTCTGAGCAGAGGAG GCAAAGTGCTGGTCCACTGTCATGTAGGAGTGAGCCGCTCTGCCACCCTGGTCCTGGCTTACCTGATGCTGAAGCAGAACCTCACTCTCGTCGAGGCTATTTGTGCTGTGAAAGAGAGCCGTGGTGTGATTCCTAACCGAGGTTTCCTTCGACAGCTCATCAAACTGGACGAGCAGCTCTTTGGCAAACATCGCTGA
- the LOC113033988 gene encoding dual specificity protein phosphatase 26-like isoform X2 has protein sequence MSYTSKLPVWWNAEPPPRKLEIDLSSPGLAVFELEKLLYTGKAIISHADEVWPRLYIGDHGNLHKLQQRHSGVFSRHSAENQADLYKNHITHILNAAHSNRKGQPDIYEGMKITYMGVEAHDSCNYDMSVNFQAAADFIHRGLSRGGKVLVHCHVGVSRSATLVLAYLMLKQNLTLVEAICAVKESRGVIPNRGFLRQLIKLDEQLFGKHR, from the exons ATGTCCTATACATCAAAACTTCCTGTGTGGTGGAATGCAGAGCCGCCTCCGCGGAAATTGGAAATTGACCTGAGTTCACCTGGATTAGCTGTGTTTGAGTTGGAAAAACTCTTGTATACTGGCAAAGCCATAATCAGTCATGCAGATGAAGTGTGGCCTAGGCTGTACATTGGTGACCA TGGGAACTTGCATAAACTACAACAACGCCAT AGTGGTGTGTTTTCCagacacagtgcagagaacCAGGCTGATTTGTACAAGAATCACATCACTCACATCCTGAACGCAGCTCACAGTAATCGTAAGGGACAACCAGATATCTATGAGGGAATGAAGATCACCTACATGGGCGTAGAGGCTCATGACTCCTGTAACTATGACATGAGTGTCAACTTCCAGGCAGCAGCAGACTTTATCCATAGAGGTCTGAGCAGAGGAG GCAAAGTGCTGGTCCACTGTCATGTAGGAGTGAGCCGCTCTGCCACCCTGGTCCTGGCTTACCTGATGCTGAAGCAGAACCTCACTCTCGTCGAGGCTATTTGTGCTGTGAAAGAGAGCCGTGGTGTGATTCCTAACCGAGGTTTCCTTCGACAGCTCATCAAACTGGACGAGCAGCTCTTTGGCAAACATCGCTGA
- the bag4 gene encoding BAG family molecular chaperone regulator 4 encodes MQSNLKPGWPSTCNSGNNHGNWNNSMDAPQYPGYPPHYWYPQSHSTGHYANTYPSGSDVQPQYNPQVMPGGYPNGHGVYSPAQSQYSTSGFHPSNPFYCADPQRPAPGSYPNQGCHAEQSSGSSGQPHSQHQHHHYPGPHCQGGPGYPPGPYPHYNDSGHALPPNPPYPTGQSLHPSQQADAWGHSGPYVPSQQPWPPGQQPPQNHYGNPVRPPHPPAWPGTGTGAPPPYQPKDQQHQRAPPVGPKPKPAPSPNPPSGNPTEISSPPQMYKTGRGDPNASQAEAPPSVPASTPSQAAPQPLSDNPSLAKVQQVMARVLLLQEDVDEFVGKKTDKSYRCLEELLTKELLVLDSVETQGQESVRQARKEAVQRIQAILDQLEKKAF; translated from the exons ATGCAGTCCAATCTGAAACCCGGCTGGCCCTCGACTTGCAACTCCGGAAATAATCACGGGAACTGGAATAACAGTATG GATGCTCCTCAGTATCCAGGCTACCCTCCACACTACTGGTATCCTCAGTCTCATTCCACAGGGCACTATGCAAATACCTATCCCTCTGGATCAGATGTTCAACCACAGTACAATCCACAG GTAATGCCTGGTGGTTATCCAAACGGCCATGGAGTCTACAGTCCAGCACAGAGTCAGTATTCAACAAGTGGTTTCCACCCATCCAACCCTTTCTACTGTGCTGACCCTCAAAGACCGGCTCCGGGTTCTTATCCTAACCAAGGCTGCCATGCAGAGCAAAGCAGTGGGTCTTCTGGACAGCCTCATTCTCAACACCAGCATCATCACTACCCTGGGCCACACTGCCAAGGG GGTCCTGGATATCCTCCCGGACCGTACCCTCACTACAATGATAGTGGCCATGCGTTGCCTCCAAATCCCCCATACCCAACTGGCCAGTCACTTCATCCCAGCCAGCAGGCTGACGCATGGGGACACTCTGGTCCATATGTACCCTCACAGCAGCCATGGCCGCCGGGGCAACAGCCTCCACAAAACCATTATGGGAATCCAGTCCGTCCACCACATCCTCCAGCGTGGCCAGGAACTGGAACAGGTGCTCCTCCACCGTACCAGCCCAAG GACCAACAGCACCAACGCGCCCCACCGGTGGGACCTAAACCGAAGCCAGCACCATCCCCGAATCCCCCCAGTGGTAATCCTACTGAAATAAGTTCTCCTCCACAAATGTATAAAACTGGGAGAGGTGATCCTAATGCGTCGCAAGCTGAGGCCCCGCCTTCGGTTCCAGCATCAACTCCAAGTCAGGCTGCACCTCAGCCCCTGAGCGATAACCCCAGTCTGGCTAAGGTCCAGCAGGTCATGGCCAGAGTACTGCTGCTTCAGGAAGACGTTGATGAGTTTGTTGgcaaaaaaacagacaagagTTATCGTTGTCTGGAGGAACTGCTTACCAAAGAGCTGCTGGTGCTAGACTCTGTGGAGACTCAGGGACAGGAGAGTGTCCGGCAAGCCCGAAAGGAGGCTGTACAGAGAATCCAGGCCATTCTGGACCAGCTGGAAAAGAAAGCTTTCTGA
- the lsm1 gene encoding U6 snRNA-associated Sm-like protein LSm1, protein MNYVPGTASLIDDIDKKHLVLLRDGRTLIGYLRSIDQFANLVFHQTVERIHVGKKFGDIPRGIFIVRGENVVLLGEIDMDKPCDTVLQQVSIEEILEEQRLQQQAKQETEKVKMQVLKDRGLSIPKADNLDEY, encoded by the exons aTGAACTACGTACCAGGGACGGCAAGCCTCATTGACGACATCGATA AGAAGCACCTGGTGCTGCTCCGAGATGGAAGAACATTGATTGGTTACCTGAGAAGCATTGATCAGTTTG ccAATTTAGTTTTTCACCAGACAGTTGAGCGCATCCACGTGGGAAAAAAGTTTGGTGACATCCCCAGAGGAATATTCATCGTGAGAGGAGAAAATGTGGTGCTGCTTGGAGAGATA GACATGGATAAGCCCTGTGACACGGTGCTGCAGCAAGTCTCCATTGAAGAGATcttggaggagcagcggctgcAGCAGCAAGCCAAACAGGAGACGGAGAAAGTCAAAATGCAGGTCCTGAAGGACCGAGGCCTGTCCATACCCAAAGCTGACAACCTAGATGAATACTAG